The Hydrogenophaga crocea genome contains a region encoding:
- the hemC gene encoding hydroxymethylbilane synthase — protein MSQSTPQAITIATRESRLALWQAEHVKALLEARGHRVTLLGMTTLGDQILDRTLSKVGGKGLFVKELELALEDGRADIAVHSLKDVPMELPPGFALACVMEREDPRDAWVSPHCAGLADLPPGAVVGTSSLRRVVLLRDALRALGRGDVRIEPLRGNLDTRLRKLDEGQYHAIVLAAAGLKRLGLGARIRAIFEPEQSLPAAGQGALGIEVRADRHDLIEALRPLAHQATWLRVAAERTVSRALGGSCSMPLAAHADWLGERLRLRGAWGEPEGQAPLLRAEAVAEVADLSAAEALGARVAEALRAGGAHAPAQEA, from the coding sequence ATGTCCCAGTCCACGCCCCAGGCCATCACCATCGCCACCCGCGAAAGCCGTCTCGCGCTGTGGCAGGCCGAACACGTGAAGGCCCTGCTCGAAGCGCGCGGCCACCGCGTCACCCTGCTGGGCATGACCACGCTGGGCGACCAGATCCTCGACCGCACCCTCTCCAAGGTGGGCGGCAAGGGCCTGTTCGTGAAAGAGCTCGAACTTGCGCTCGAAGACGGCCGCGCCGACATCGCGGTGCACTCGCTCAAGGACGTGCCGATGGAGTTGCCGCCCGGCTTCGCGCTGGCCTGCGTGATGGAGCGCGAAGACCCGCGCGACGCCTGGGTGTCGCCGCACTGCGCTGGCCTGGCCGATCTGCCGCCGGGCGCGGTGGTGGGCACCTCGAGCCTGCGCCGCGTGGTGCTGCTGCGCGACGCGCTGCGCGCCCTGGGCCGTGGCGACGTGCGCATCGAACCGCTGCGCGGCAACCTCGACACGCGGCTGCGCAAGCTCGACGAAGGCCAGTACCACGCCATCGTGCTCGCGGCCGCCGGCCTCAAGCGCCTGGGCCTGGGCGCGCGCATCCGCGCCATCTTCGAGCCCGAACAATCGCTGCCCGCGGCCGGCCAGGGCGCGCTCGGCATCGAGGTGCGTGCCGACCGCCACGACCTGATCGAAGCCCTGCGCCCGCTGGCCCACCAGGCCACCTGGCTGCGCGTGGCCGCCGAACGCACCGTCTCGCGCGCGCTCGGTGGCAGCTGCTCCATGCCGCTGGCGGCCCATGCCGACTGGCTCGGCGAACGGCTGCGCCTGCGCGGGGCCTGGGGCGAGCCCGAGGGTCAGGCGCCGCTGCTGCGTGCCGAGGCCGTGGCCGAGGTGGCCGACCTGTCCGCCGCCGAGGCCTTGGGCGCGCGCGTGGCCGAGGCGCTGCGCGCCGGCGGCGCCCACGCGCCCGCACAGGAGGCCTGA
- a CDS encoding uroporphyrinogen-III synthase: MPAPIDARADAGRVQRVVVTRPEPEATRWVQALRERGWTADAWPLLRIADPHTGPERDRLAHWRKAWTSQDALMFVSAAAVQRFFADTLSPDNGSTRFWAPGPGTARALSQALWPLGIGEDRIDMPPREASQFDSEHLWPVIAGQVQPGRRLLVVRGASEGGADGSLPGQGREWLIERCRAAGVEVEACVAYRRELIEPGPADFSRLRDFTGRGQVWLISSSEALQALQGHWPLGARAAALVTHPRIAEAARLLGFAEVVQARPALADVMRALESWNGSP; encoded by the coding sequence GTGCCCGCGCCGATCGACGCCCGGGCAGACGCAGGGCGCGTGCAGCGCGTCGTCGTCACGCGGCCCGAGCCCGAGGCCACGCGCTGGGTGCAGGCGCTGCGTGAGCGCGGCTGGACCGCCGACGCCTGGCCGCTGCTGCGCATCGCCGATCCCCACACCGGTCCCGAACGCGACCGGCTTGCCCACTGGCGCAAGGCCTGGACCTCGCAGGACGCGCTGATGTTCGTGAGCGCGGCCGCGGTGCAGCGCTTCTTCGCCGACACCCTGTCGCCCGACAACGGCAGCACGCGCTTCTGGGCGCCCGGCCCGGGCACGGCGCGCGCACTGTCGCAGGCGCTGTGGCCGCTGGGCATCGGCGAAGACCGCATCGACATGCCGCCGCGCGAGGCCAGCCAGTTCGACTCCGAACACCTGTGGCCCGTGATCGCCGGGCAGGTGCAGCCGGGGCGGCGCCTGCTCGTGGTGCGCGGCGCGTCCGAGGGCGGCGCCGACGGCAGCCTGCCGGGGCAGGGCCGCGAATGGTTGATCGAGCGCTGCCGCGCGGCCGGGGTCGAGGTGGAGGCCTGCGTGGCCTACCGCCGCGAGCTCATCGAGCCTGGCCCGGCCGACTTTTCGCGGCTGCGTGATTTCACGGGCCGCGGCCAGGTCTGGCTGATCAGCAGCAGCGAGGCCCTGCAGGCGCTGCAGGGCCACTGGCCCCTGGGCGCGCGGGCCGCCGCGCTGGTCACGCACCCGCGCATCGCCGAGGCCGCGCGCCTGCTCGGTTTTGCCGAGGTGGTGCAGGCCCGTCCGGCCCTGGCCGACGTGATGCGCGCCCTAGAATCCTGGAACGGTTCCCCATGA
- a CDS encoding uroporphyrinogen-III C-methyltransferase, which produces MNAAVPDPTPSSSAPAAAPAGPGPAADRPRAANGLVLFVLAVAVVALVMCGLLWQRLGFTQEELARRARDAEAQVVEARTLASQAEALTQELQARLSVAEVRLSEVSLQRSQLEELMLSLSRSRDDNLVQDLEASLRVALQQGQLTGSAQPLISALQAADQRIARAAQPRLNPVQRAIARDIDRIRGAALADIPALANQLDELVRQVDGWPTANAVGQSASAARTRAAVAREPAVEAAAPGAGDAPAPGADGTAPGAWQQAVARWNAWWSATWEHTLRQARDLVRVSRIDQPEAALLAPEQAFFLRENIKLQLLNARLALLARQLPASQADVLAVENLLRRYFDTRSPAVNNALGSLGRLRRDLVAQDLPRPDETLAALAAAARGR; this is translated from the coding sequence ATGAACGCCGCTGTCCCCGATCCCACCCCGTCTTCCTCGGCGCCCGCTGCGGCCCCCGCCGGCCCGGGCCCCGCGGCCGACCGGCCGCGCGCCGCCAACGGCCTCGTGCTCTTCGTGCTGGCCGTGGCGGTGGTGGCGCTGGTGATGTGCGGTCTGCTCTGGCAGCGCCTGGGCTTCACCCAGGAAGAACTCGCGCGGCGCGCGCGCGACGCCGAGGCCCAGGTGGTCGAAGCCCGCACCCTGGCCTCGCAGGCCGAAGCGCTCACCCAGGAGCTGCAGGCCCGCCTGAGCGTGGCCGAGGTGCGTCTGTCCGAGGTGAGCCTGCAGCGCAGCCAGCTCGAAGAACTCATGCTCTCGCTGTCGCGCTCGCGCGACGACAACCTGGTGCAGGACCTCGAGGCCAGCCTGCGCGTGGCCCTGCAGCAGGGCCAGCTCACGGGCAGCGCGCAGCCGCTGATCTCGGCCCTGCAGGCGGCCGACCAGCGCATCGCGCGCGCGGCGCAGCCCCGCTTGAACCCGGTGCAGCGCGCCATCGCGCGCGACATCGACCGCATCCGCGGCGCTGCGCTGGCCGACATCCCCGCGCTCGCGAACCAGCTCGACGAGCTCGTGCGCCAGGTCGACGGCTGGCCCACGGCGAACGCGGTGGGCCAGTCGGCGTCGGCCGCGCGCACGCGCGCCGCGGTGGCGCGCGAGCCGGCGGTCGAAGCCGCTGCCCCCGGCGCCGGCGACGCGCCGGCCCCGGGGGCCGACGGGACCGCACCCGGCGCCTGGCAGCAGGCCGTCGCGCGCTGGAACGCGTGGTGGTCGGCCACCTGGGAGCACACGTTGCGGCAGGCGCGTGACCTCGTGCGCGTGAGCCGCATCGACCAGCCCGAAGCCGCGCTGCTGGCGCCCGAACAGGCCTTCTTCCTGCGCGAGAACATCAAGCTGCAACTGCTCAACGCGCGCCTGGCGCTGCTGGCGCGGCAGCTGCCCGCGAGCCAGGCCGACGTGCTCGCGGTGGAGAACCTGCTGCGGCGCTACTTCGACACGCGCTCGCCAGCGGTCAACAACGCGCTCGGCAGCCTCGGCCGCCTGCGGCGCGACCTGGTGGCGCAAGACCTGCCGCGCCCCGACGAGACGCTCGCCGCGCTTGCCGCGGCGGCGCGGGGCCGCTGA
- a CDS encoding heme biosynthesis HemY N-terminal domain-containing protein, with translation MRSVFWLLGLAALAVALALLVGNNRGTVTLFWPPWRFDVSFNFFLFALIAGFVLVYVALRALAVVRELPTQARRWRSLQMERAVVGWVLDALANQLAGRFVRAQGAARNALQHLQGSTSNDWPRRAQLEALAHLLAAESAHALQNRAQRDEHLQAALRPEVAKASPEMAEGALLRAVRWAVEDRDPEAARSRLAELPQGAARRIQALRLKLRVARLGEATDEALETARLLAKHRAFSPEAAASIVRGLALDALRDAHDLAQLQRVWDGLDESERGVPAVALAAADRAHALMRLDAAGDEGLQADTAARVRAWLEPLWEQFGALEAGQQARLARVFEPELEHLDAAGLARLENLQRQWPQNPHLQYLAGQACLHRQLWGKAAQLLGQARHGLSDTTLQRRTWRALARLAEERGDSAAAGEAWKQAALLD, from the coding sequence ATGCGCAGCGTGTTCTGGCTGCTGGGCCTCGCGGCGCTGGCGGTGGCGCTCGCACTGCTCGTGGGCAACAACCGCGGCACGGTCACGCTGTTCTGGCCGCCATGGCGCTTCGACGTCTCGTTCAACTTCTTCCTGTTCGCGCTCATCGCGGGCTTCGTGCTGGTCTACGTGGCGCTGCGCGCGCTGGCCGTGGTGCGCGAACTGCCCACGCAGGCGCGGCGCTGGCGCAGCCTGCAGATGGAACGCGCCGTGGTGGGCTGGGTGCTGGACGCGCTCGCCAACCAGCTCGCCGGCCGCTTCGTGCGCGCGCAGGGCGCGGCGCGCAACGCGCTGCAGCACCTGCAGGGCAGCACCAGCAACGACTGGCCGCGGCGCGCGCAGCTCGAGGCGCTGGCCCACCTGCTCGCCGCCGAAAGCGCCCACGCGCTGCAGAACCGCGCCCAGCGCGACGAGCACCTGCAGGCCGCGCTGCGCCCCGAGGTGGCCAAGGCCTCGCCCGAAATGGCCGAGGGCGCGCTGTTGCGCGCCGTGCGCTGGGCCGTGGAAGACCGCGACCCCGAGGCCGCGCGCAGCCGCCTGGCCGAGTTGCCGCAGGGCGCCGCGCGGCGCATCCAGGCCTTGCGCCTGAAGCTGCGCGTGGCGCGCCTGGGCGAAGCCACCGACGAGGCGCTCGAAACCGCGCGCCTGCTCGCCAAGCACCGCGCGTTTTCGCCCGAGGCCGCGGCCAGCATCGTGCGCGGGCTCGCGCTCGACGCCCTGCGCGATGCCCATGATCTCGCCCAATTACAGCGCGTGTGGGACGGGCTCGACGAGAGCGAACGCGGCGTGCCCGCGGTGGCGCTCGCCGCGGCCGACCGCGCCCATGCGCTGATGCGCCTGGACGCTGCGGGCGACGAGGGCCTGCAGGCCGACACCGCAGCGCGCGTGCGGGCCTGGCTCGAACCGTTGTGGGAACAGTTCGGTGCGCTCGAGGCGGGCCAGCAGGCGCGGCTGGCGCGTGTGTTCGAACCCGAGCTCGAGCACCTGGACGCAGCCGGCCTCGCGCGCCTGGAGAACCTGCAGCGCCAGTGGCCGCAGAACCCGCACCTGCAGTACCTGGCCGGCCAGGCCTGCCTGCACCGCCAGCTCTGGGGCAAGGCCGCCCAACTGCTGGGCCAGGCCCGCCACGGGCTCAGCGACACCACGCTGCAGCGCCGCACCTGGCGCGCGCTCGCGCGCCTGGCCGAAGAGCGCGGTGACAGCGCCGCCGCGGGCGAGGCCTGGAAGCAGGCGGCCTTGCTCGACTGA
- a CDS encoding ribonuclease E/G has product MKRMLINATQAEERRLAIVDGQKLLDYEIEIEGREQRKGNIYKAVVTRVEPSLEACFVDYGEDRHGFLPFKEIARQYFQGNVSPSQARIQDVIKEGQELIVQVEKEERGNKGAALTTFISLAGRYVVLMPNNPRGGGVSRRIEGDERAELKAALDQLEYPNGMSIIARTAGIGREAPELQWDLNYLLKLWTAIDGAAQSGKGAFLIYQESSLVIRAIRDYFNSDIGEILIDTDDIFEQAHQFMSHVMPEHGHRVKRYRDDAPLFSRFQIEHQIETAYSRIVQLPSGGAIVIDQTEALVAVDVNSARAIKGGDIEETATRTNLEAADEVARQARLRDLGGLIVIDFIDMEESKNRREVENRLRDALRQDRARVQFASISKFGLLEMSRQRLKPALNEGASIPCPRCGGSGHIRDTESSALQILRVIQEESLKDSTAAVLVQVPVEVASFLLNEKRTEITKIELKQRISVLLVPNKSLDTPNYKLERLKHDDPRLDNLDSSYKLAEEVDDVASFTRRSQERTNKQEPVIKGVLPDAPAPVAVPKPEQPAPAPVAAPVAPAPVAAAPAEKGFFGWLKGLFGGGAAPAPAAPAPAAATPAARDGARTEGRREGGRDGGRGRRGGRGAERGEGRDNREGRNGQREAQSPREAGADGQPRGNRGENRRNGEARPEGRNGQREGQRDSATPRDAGAEGQRSEQARPERQGEGRRGERRGERREAAPADATNELAQAVPASEAAEGSEQPPRRERGERGGRGRGRDGERRRPEGQDAPRADESAEQPQAEAVTTAEGSAEGGDEQAPRERRSRDRYGRDRRGDRRERPAREGGEAPAEAGDTQPMAEAADTAAEQDAAPVRSYFTMPAPAAATAAPAAPVVAAPTPVSAAPAPVAAPAPAAPAAPTTARAMPAVQAYTLSVPELQAVAAASGLEWVNSDAEKVAQAQAAIAAEPKPVHVPREPKPVVVLDEGPLVLVETRKDLSQVVLPFETR; this is encoded by the coding sequence ATGAAACGCATGCTGATCAATGCCACGCAGGCCGAAGAGCGCCGCCTGGCGATCGTGGACGGGCAGAAACTGCTCGACTACGAGATCGAGATCGAAGGGCGCGAACAGCGCAAGGGCAACATCTACAAGGCGGTGGTCACGCGCGTCGAGCCCTCGCTCGAAGCCTGCTTCGTCGACTACGGCGAAGACCGCCACGGCTTCCTGCCGTTCAAGGAAATTGCGCGCCAGTATTTCCAGGGCAATGTGTCGCCGTCGCAGGCGCGCATCCAGGACGTCATCAAGGAAGGCCAGGAGCTCATCGTCCAGGTCGAGAAGGAAGAGCGCGGCAACAAGGGCGCCGCACTCACCACCTTCATCAGCCTGGCCGGCCGCTACGTGGTGCTGATGCCCAACAACCCGCGCGGCGGTGGCGTGAGCCGCCGCATCGAGGGCGACGAACGCGCCGAACTCAAGGCCGCGCTCGACCAGCTCGAGTACCCCAACGGCATGAGCATCATCGCGCGCACCGCCGGCATCGGCCGCGAAGCGCCCGAGCTGCAGTGGGACCTGAACTACCTGCTCAAGCTCTGGACCGCGATCGACGGCGCCGCGCAATCGGGCAAGGGCGCCTTCCTGATCTACCAGGAATCGAGCCTGGTGATCCGCGCCATCCGCGACTACTTCAACAGCGACATCGGCGAGATCCTCATCGACACCGATGACATCTTCGAGCAGGCGCACCAGTTCATGAGCCACGTGATGCCCGAGCACGGGCACCGCGTGAAGCGCTACCGCGACGACGCGCCGCTGTTCAGCCGCTTCCAGATCGAGCACCAGATCGAGACCGCGTACAGCCGCATCGTGCAGCTGCCCAGCGGCGGCGCGATCGTGATCGACCAGACCGAAGCCCTGGTGGCCGTGGACGTGAACTCGGCGCGCGCCATCAAGGGCGGCGACATCGAAGAAACCGCCACGCGCACCAACCTCGAGGCCGCCGACGAAGTGGCCCGCCAGGCCCGCCTGCGCGACCTCGGTGGCCTGATCGTGATCGACTTCATCGACATGGAGGAGAGCAAGAACCGCCGCGAGGTCGAGAACCGCCTGCGCGACGCGCTGCGCCAGGACCGCGCCCGCGTGCAGTTCGCCTCCATCAGCAAGTTCGGCCTGCTCGAAATGAGCCGCCAGCGCCTCAAGCCCGCGCTCAACGAAGGCGCGTCCATCCCCTGCCCGCGCTGCGGCGGCTCCGGCCACATCCGCGACACCGAGTCCTCGGCGCTGCAGATCCTGCGCGTGATCCAGGAAGAGTCGCTCAAGGACAGCACGGCCGCCGTGCTGGTGCAGGTGCCGGTCGAGGTCGCCAGCTTCCTGCTCAACGAGAAGCGCACCGAGATCACCAAGATCGAACTCAAGCAGCGCATCAGCGTGCTGCTCGTGCCCAACAAGTCGCTCGACACCCCCAACTACAAGCTCGAGCGCCTCAAGCACGACGACCCGCGCCTGGACAACCTCGACTCGAGCTACAAGCTCGCCGAGGAAGTCGACGACGTGGCCAGCTTCACGCGCCGCAGCCAGGAGCGCACCAACAAGCAGGAGCCCGTGATCAAGGGCGTGCTGCCCGACGCGCCCGCGCCGGTGGCCGTGCCCAAGCCCGAGCAGCCCGCGCCCGCCCCGGTGGCTGCGCCCGTGGCCCCGGCCCCGGTGGCCGCTGCCCCGGCCGAAAAAGGCTTCTTCGGCTGGCTCAAGGGCCTGTTCGGCGGCGGCGCAGCGCCCGCGCCGGCCGCCCCGGCGCCCGCCGCTGCCACCCCGGCCGCGCGCGACGGCGCGCGCACCGAAGGCCGCCGTGAAGGCGGCCGCGACGGTGGCCGTGGCCGCCGCGGTGGCCGTGGCGCAGAGCGTGGTGAGGGCCGCGACAACCGCGAAGGCCGCAACGGCCAGCGCGAGGCTCAGTCGCCGCGCGAAGCCGGGGCCGACGGCCAGCCGCGGGGCAACCGCGGTGAGAACCGCCGCAACGGCGAAGCCCGTCCCGAAGGCCGCAACGGCCAGCGCGAAGGTCAGCGCGACAGCGCGACCCCGCGCGACGCTGGCGCCGAAGGCCAGCGCAGCGAGCAGGCACGCCCTGAGCGACAAGGCGAAGGCCGCCGCGGTGAACGCCGCGGCGAGCGCCGCGAGGCCGCCCCCGCCGACGCCACGAACGAACTGGCCCAGGCCGTGCCCGCGAGCGAAGCCGCCGAGGGCAGCGAGCAGCCCCCGCGCCGCGAGCGTGGCGAACGCGGCGGCCGCGGCCGTGGCCGCGACGGTGAGCGCCGCCGCCCCGAGGGCCAGGACGCCCCGCGCGCCGACGAGAGCGCCGAGCAGCCCCAGGCCGAGGCCGTGACCACGGCCGAAGGCAGCGCCGAGGGTGGTGACGAGCAGGCCCCGCGCGAGCGCCGCAGCCGCGACCGTTATGGCCGCGACCGCCGTGGCGATCGCCGCGAGCGCCCGGCGCGTGAAGGCGGCGAAGCCCCCGCCGAAGCCGGCGACACGCAGCCCATGGCCGAGGCGGCCGACACCGCGGCCGAGCAGGATGCAGCGCCCGTGCGCAGCTACTTCACCATGCCCGCTCCGGCCGCGGCAACCGCCGCACCCGCGGCGCCGGTGGTGGCCGCGCCCACCCCGGTGAGCGCCGCCCCGGCGCCCGTGGCCGCTCCCGCGCCGGCAGCCCCCGCGGCGCCGACCACCGCGCGCGCCATGCCCGCGGTGCAGGCCTACACGCTCAGCGTGCCCGAGCTGCAGGCCGTGGCCGCGGCCAGCGGCCTCGAGTGGGTGAACTCCGACGCCGAGAAGGTGGCGCAGGCGCAGGCCGCGATCGCCGCCGAGCCCAAGCCCGTCCACGTGCCGCGCGAGCCCAAACCCGTGGTCGTGCTCGACGAGGGCCCGCTGGTGCTGGTGGAAACGCGCAAGGACCTGAGCCAGGTCGTGCTGCCCTTCGAGACCCGCTGA
- a CDS encoding RluA family pseudouridine synthase — protein MNPPAAPAVRHLTVDEESQGQRLDNFLIRELKGVPKTHVYRIIRSGEVRRNKGRVSADDRLNAGDVLRIPPIRLSAAIEAKAEKPAPAREFPVVYEDDGLLAIDKPAGVAVHGGSGVSFGVIEQLRRARPAARLLELVHRLDRETSGLLLIAKKKSVLKAVQDQFRERETGKTYLALVVGSWPARKKVIDVPLHKFLLADGERRVRATTADDPDGMRAISLVKVAQQWPAGADGRPALSLLEVTIKTGRTHQIRVHLASAGHPIVGDDKYGDFEINRQLARAGFKRMFLHAWRLHLRNPLTQQPLALSAELPQELKSCIETL, from the coding sequence ATGAATCCGCCTGCAGCCCCCGCCGTTCGCCACCTCACCGTCGATGAGGAATCCCAGGGGCAACGGCTCGACAACTTCCTCATCCGCGAACTCAAGGGCGTGCCCAAGACGCATGTCTACCGGATCATCCGGTCCGGCGAGGTGCGCCGCAACAAGGGCCGCGTCAGCGCCGACGACCGCCTCAATGCCGGTGACGTGCTGCGCATTCCGCCGATTCGGCTGTCGGCGGCAATCGAGGCCAAGGCCGAAAAGCCGGCGCCGGCGCGCGAATTTCCGGTGGTCTACGAGGACGATGGCCTGTTGGCGATCGACAAGCCGGCCGGCGTGGCGGTGCACGGCGGCAGCGGCGTGAGTTTCGGCGTGATTGAACAATTGCGCAGGGCGCGGCCGGCGGCGCGCCTGCTCGAATTGGTGCACCGGCTCGACCGCGAAACCAGCGGTTTGTTGCTGATTGCAAAGAAGAAAAGCGTGCTGAAGGCCGTTCAGGACCAATTCCGCGAACGCGAAACCGGCAAGACCTACCTCGCGCTGGTGGTGGGCAGCTGGCCGGCGCGCAAGAAGGTCATCGATGTGCCGCTGCACAAGTTCCTGCTGGCCGATGGCGAACGCCGGGTGCGTGCGACCACCGCCGACGACCCCGACGGCATGCGCGCGATCTCGCTGGTGAAAGTGGCGCAGCAATGGCCGGCAGGCGCCGACGGCCGCCCGGCGCTGAGCCTGCTCGAGGTGACCATCAAGACCGGCCGCACCCACCAGATCCGCGTGCACCTCGCCAGCGCCGGCCACCCGATCGTCGGCGATGATAAATACGGTGATTTTGAAATCAATCGTCAATTGGCGCGGGCCGGTTTCAAACGCATGTTCCTGCACGCCTGGCGATTGCACCTGCGCAACCCGCTGACGCAGCAGCCGTTGGCCCTGTCGGCGGAATTGCCACAGGAATTGAAAAGTTGCATTGAGACGCTGTGA
- a CDS encoding H-NS family nucleoid-associated regulatory protein codes for MATYSELMAQAQNLMAQAEQARKAELASVIADIKAKMKQFGITPADLGGGAPVAGGKRAAKPASAPKYRGPNGELWAGGPGRKPQWVRDVLAAGKSLDSYRI; via the coding sequence ATGGCAACGTATTCCGAGTTGATGGCGCAGGCGCAAAACCTGATGGCGCAGGCCGAACAAGCGCGCAAGGCCGAACTGGCCAGTGTGATTGCCGATATCAAGGCCAAGATGAAACAATTCGGCATCACGCCGGCCGATCTGGGCGGTGGTGCGCCGGTGGCGGGCGGCAAGCGCGCGGCCAAGCCGGCGTCGGCGCCCAAGTACCGCGGTCCCAACGGCGAGCTCTGGGCCGGCGGCCCGGGCCGCAAGCCGCAGTGGGTGCGCGACGTGCTCGCGGCCGGCAAGAGCCTCGACAGCTACCGCATCTGA
- a CDS encoding low molecular weight protein-tyrosine-phosphatase, with the protein MHQVLLVCMGNICRSPLASAVLQAEVARRGLQQRVGVDSAGVYDGHAGEKADSRARKLARARGYEAIERERARGVTAQDFDRFDLILAMDRSNLRRLQQLCPPEHGHKLHLYLAYAGQGDAEVPDPYYGPVEGFELVLGLCERASGPVLERLLGAPVQTR; encoded by the coding sequence ATGCATCAGGTTCTGTTGGTTTGCATGGGCAACATCTGCCGGTCGCCGCTGGCGAGCGCGGTGTTGCAGGCCGAGGTGGCGCGCCGCGGCCTGCAGCAGCGGGTGGGGGTGGATTCGGCCGGCGTCTACGACGGCCATGCCGGCGAAAAGGCCGACAGCCGGGCGCGCAAGCTCGCCCGGGCGCGCGGTTACGAGGCCATCGAGCGCGAGCGTGCGCGCGGCGTGACGGCGCAGGACTTCGATCGCTTCGACCTCATCCTCGCCATGGACCGCAGCAACCTGCGGCGGCTGCAGCAGCTGTGCCCGCCCGAGCACGGCCACAAGCTCCACCTCTACCTGGCCTACGCGGGCCAGGGCGACGCCGAGGTGCCCGACCCGTACTACGGGCCGGTCGAGGGGTTCGAGCTCGTGCTCGGCCTGTGCGAACGCGCCAGCGGCCCCGTGCTCGAGCGCCTGCTCGGCGCGCCGGTTCAGACCCGGTAG
- a CDS encoding NAD-dependent epimerase, with translation MHILLTGAAGFIGMHTALRLTGRGDTVTGIDNLNDYYDPALKHARLERLQALPGFRFQRLDLADRAGMEALFAGQPFDAVVHLAAQAGVRYSITNPHAYLESNLTGFGHVLEGCRAQGLKHLVYASSSSVYGGNTKMPFEETDPVDHPVSLYAATKKANELMAHTYSHLYRLPATGLRFFTVYGPWGRPDMAYFSFTKAVLEGRTIDVFNHGDMKRDFTYIDDIVEGVLRVLDKPATPETEGGAPHRVFNIGNHDPVQLLDFIACIERATGREATKRLLPMQPGDVPATYASTRALHDWVGFAPATPLAEGITRFVRWYREHYRV, from the coding sequence ATGCACATCCTGCTCACCGGCGCCGCCGGCTTCATCGGCATGCACACGGCGCTGCGCCTGACCGGGCGCGGCGACACCGTCACCGGCATCGACAACCTCAACGACTACTACGACCCGGCGCTCAAGCACGCGCGGCTCGAGCGCCTGCAGGCGCTGCCGGGCTTTCGCTTCCAGCGGCTCGACCTCGCCGACCGCGCGGGCATGGAGGCGCTGTTCGCCGGCCAGCCCTTCGACGCCGTGGTGCACCTGGCCGCCCAGGCCGGCGTGCGCTACTCGATCACGAACCCGCACGCCTACCTCGAGAGCAACCTCACGGGCTTCGGCCACGTGCTCGAAGGCTGCCGCGCGCAGGGCTTGAAACATCTGGTGTACGCGTCCAGCTCCAGCGTGTACGGCGGCAACACCAAGATGCCGTTCGAAGAAACCGATCCGGTCGACCACCCGGTGAGCCTGTACGCGGCGACCAAGAAGGCCAACGAGCTGATGGCGCACACCTACAGCCACCTCTACCGGCTGCCCGCCACGGGCCTGCGCTTCTTCACGGTCTACGGGCCCTGGGGCCGGCCCGACATGGCCTATTTCTCGTTCACCAAGGCCGTGCTCGAAGGCCGCACCATCGACGTGTTCAACCACGGCGACATGAAGCGCGACTTCACCTACATCGACGACATCGTGGAAGGCGTGCTGCGCGTGCTCGACAAGCCCGCCACGCCCGAGACCGAGGGCGGCGCGCCGCACCGCGTGTTCAACATCGGCAACCACGACCCGGTGCAGTTGCTCGACTTCATCGCCTGCATCGAACGCGCGACCGGCCGCGAGGCCACCAAACGCCTGCTGCCCATGCAGCCGGGCGACGTGCCCGCCACCTACGCGAGCACGCGCGCGCTGCACGACTGGGTGGGCTTTGCGCCGGCCACGCCGCTGGCCGAAGGCATCACGCGCTTCGTGCGCTGGTACCGCGAGCACTACCGGGTCTGA